In Argopecten irradians isolate NY chromosome 11, Ai_NY, whole genome shotgun sequence, one DNA window encodes the following:
- the LOC138335792 gene encoding uncharacterized protein, with product MADVKLPIIDMSRAKSHRKELADSVVNALENTGFLYIDNAQGIDFEKMIESCKWFFSKSSEEKNSLSRKIWNPANTNIYRGYFPVGENEPSRKEGFEFGRDITPGDPEVTPGNWFYEPSVWPKEDGTFPFKAYLVDLYEVMHELSLEILRLTAIGLGIDEFSFEELFSKRPCSTLRLMHYPPWEGTNPPANARIEDGKVLTTPAHTDSTFLTLLATFGYKGLELVTADGNWAAVEPRPGSLVMNIGDVFSRMMGGRFKATCHRVVDIGVDRYSLPFFLEPRFDGDIGVNFMTKATGKGDTHVPEQYGPFVIHTMKHVKKYFEYRTLPEF from the coding sequence ATGGCTGATGTTAAACTTCCCATCATTGACATGTCCAGGGCTAAAAGCCACCGAAAGGAGCTGGCGGATTCTGTTGTCAACGCACTAGAGAACACAGGGTTTCTGTACATCGATAACGCTCAAGGGATAGATTTCGAAAAAATGATTGAAAGTTGCAAGTGGTTCTTTAGCAAATCAAGTGAGGAGAAAAATAGCCTCTCAAGAAAAATATGGAATCCTGCAAACACCAATATCTACCGTGGATATTTTCCAGTTGGAGAAAATGAGCCAAGCCGGAAGGAAGGGTTCGAGTTCGGACGGGACATAACTCCTGGTGATCCGGAAGTCACTCCCGGAAACTGGTTCTATGAACCATCGGTTTGGCCAAAAGAAGACGGGACATTTCCGTTCAAAGCCTATCTGGTTGACCTTTATGAGGTTATGCATGAACTGTCGTTAGAAATCCTTCGTCTTACCGCAATTGGTCTTGGCATCGACGAATTTTCCTTCGAAGAATTATTTTCCAAGAGACCCTGTTCGACGCTTCGTTTGATGCATTATCCTCCATGGGAAGGCACAAATCCTCCAGCGAACGCCAGGATTGAGGATGGCAAGGTGTTGACAACGCCTGCTCACACAGACTCGACATTCCTCACACTGCTGGCTACGTTTGGTTATAAAGGTCTCGAGCTCGTCACCGCCGATGGTAACTGGGCCGCAGTAGAACCACGTCCTGGAAGTCTCGTGATGAACATTGGTGATGTGTTTTCAAGAATGATGGGAGGTCGATTTAAAGCGACATGCCACAGAGTCGTAGATATAGGCGTCGATAGATATTCACTTCCGTTTTTCCTCGAGCCTCGATTTGATGGCGATATTGGTGTCAACTTTATGACTAAAGCGACAGGCAAAGGTGACACCCACGTACCGGAACAGTATGGACCGTTCGTCATACATACTATGAAACATGTGAAGAAATATTTTGAGTATAGAACATTGCCGgaattttaa